One Deinococcus sp. LM3 genomic region harbors:
- a CDS encoding metallophosphoesterase → MRPLWVIGDIHGAYDKLRAILLRAGLIDFDGSWTAGDAHVVFLGDYVDRGPNGVGVIRLIRSLEVQAQEVGGQVTALLGNHEVMFLAALVFRHSDPQDRYGYREYWLENGGQVRDADLLEPSDLAWLSERPAMAASHDWLLVHADSLMYLKLGSSVEGVNAAVLELMTNPDPDDWGAFLNTFTDRFAFVLGAGDEKARQMLSTFGGQRIAHGHTPVYVLLDEHLHGPTVGAGAPIPYAGRLCVAMDSGMAYREDAGFIARLNRHGIAEVVTFPSGGDFY, encoded by the coding sequence ATGAGGCCGCTGTGGGTGATCGGGGATATTCACGGCGCGTACGACAAGCTGCGCGCCATTCTGCTGCGCGCCGGCCTGATCGACTTCGACGGCAGCTGGACGGCCGGGGACGCGCACGTGGTGTTCCTGGGTGACTACGTGGACCGCGGCCCGAACGGCGTGGGCGTGATCCGCCTGATCCGCAGCCTGGAAGTGCAGGCGCAGGAGGTGGGCGGGCAGGTGACGGCGCTGCTGGGCAACCACGAGGTGATGTTCCTGGCGGCGCTGGTGTTCCGGCACAGCGACCCGCAGGACCGCTACGGGTACCGGGAGTACTGGCTGGAGAACGGCGGTCAGGTGCGGGACGCGGACCTGCTGGAACCCAGCGACCTGGCGTGGCTGTCCGAGCGGCCGGCCATGGCGGCCTCGCACGACTGGCTGCTGGTGCACGCCGACAGCCTGATGTACCTGAAGCTGGGCAGCAGCGTCGAGGGCGTGAACGCCGCCGTGCTGGAACTGATGACGAACCCCGACCCGGACGACTGGGGCGCGTTCCTGAACACCTTCACGGACCGGTTCGCGTTCGTGCTGGGCGCCGGGGACGAGAAGGCCCGGCAGATGCTGAGCACCTTCGGCGGGCAGCGCATCGCGCACGGGCACACGCCGGTGTACGTGCTGCTCGACGAGCACCTGCACGGCCCGACCGTGGGGGCCGGGGCGCCCATTCCGTACGCGGGGCGGCTGTGCGTGGCGATGGACAGCGGCATGGCGTACCGCGAGGACGCCGGGTTCATCGCCCGCCTGAACCGCCACGGCATCGCGGAAGTCGTGACGTTCCCCAGCGGCGGCGACTTCTACTGA
- a CDS encoding redoxin family protein — translation MNRLIAASLLILAAPASSATGPSMTARAVTVTSVATGQTPPELTGGPWLNAPAPLTLAGLKGKVVLVNFWVYSCINCHNSLPTLKGWYGKYRTQGLEIIGVHTPEFESDRPTASVQAALKEDGVTWPVVQDNARTNWRAWGIRAWPTFLLIDRHGRVRYTHRGEISSRFPQAIPLLDARLRALLAEK, via the coding sequence ATGAACCGACTGATCGCCGCCAGCCTCCTGATCCTCGCTGCTCCCGCATCGTCGGCCACCGGGCCGTCCATGACTGCGCGGGCCGTCACGGTGACCTCCGTGGCGACCGGGCAGACCCCGCCCGAACTGACCGGCGGCCCCTGGCTGAACGCCCCCGCCCCGCTCACCCTGGCCGGACTGAAAGGCAAGGTGGTGCTCGTGAACTTCTGGGTGTACTCGTGCATCAACTGCCATAACAGCCTGCCCACCCTGAAAGGCTGGTACGGGAAGTACCGCACGCAGGGCCTGGAAATCATCGGCGTGCACACCCCGGAATTCGAGTCCGACAGACCCACCGCCAGCGTGCAGGCCGCTCTGAAAGAGGACGGCGTGACCTGGCCGGTCGTGCAGGACAACGCCCGCACCAACTGGCGCGCCTGGGGCATCCGGGCGTGGCCGACGTTCCTGCTGATCGACCGGCATGGCCGGGTCCGGTACACGCACCGGGGCGAGATCAGCTCCCGCTTCCCGCAGGCCATTCCGCTGCTGGACGCCCGCCTCCGGGCGCTGCTGGCCGAGAAGTGA
- a CDS encoding MBL fold metallo-hydrolase, protein MPAFRAELVSVPMYANVFLLTTPQGRLLVDTGTVVHAPRFMGLLRSFRPDALLVTHAHPDHAGGAFLAARAGLNVLAHPLEHPALLGQVHDLPYPAGRPGVGRLVSRAHPKVPGSALRAALPGQELLGWEVVHLPGHTAGQIGVRRGGVLIAADAVVGSVDGAHLPRAAYNHDHAQALATLKTVAGMDLREIWPGHGGPLTPAQVQARAARDEG, encoded by the coding sequence GTGCCTGCGTTCCGTGCCGAGCTGGTCAGCGTTCCGATGTACGCCAATGTGTTCCTGCTGACCACCCCGCAGGGGCGGCTGCTGGTCGATACCGGCACGGTGGTGCACGCGCCGCGCTTCATGGGTCTGCTGCGGTCGTTCCGGCCGGACGCGCTGCTGGTCACGCACGCCCACCCGGATCACGCGGGGGGCGCGTTCCTGGCGGCGCGGGCGGGCCTGAACGTGCTGGCGCACCCACTGGAGCACCCGGCGCTGCTGGGTCAGGTGCATGACCTGCCGTACCCGGCGGGCCGGCCGGGCGTGGGGCGACTGGTCTCACGCGCGCACCCGAAGGTGCCAGGGTCGGCGTTGCGGGCGGCACTGCCCGGTCAGGAGCTGCTGGGCTGGGAGGTCGTTCACCTGCCGGGCCACACCGCCGGGCAGATCGGCGTGCGGCGCGGGGGCGTGCTGATCGCGGCGGACGCCGTGGTGGGCAGCGTGGACGGCGCGCACCTGCCCCGCGCGGCGTACAACCACGACCACGCGCAGGCGCTGGCCACCCTGAAGACTGTGGCGGGCATGGACCTCCGCGAGATCTGGCCCGGCCACGGCGGTCCTCTGACCCCCGCGCAGGTGCAGGCCCGCGCGGCGCGGGACGAGGGTTGA
- a CDS encoding peroxidase-related enzyme (This protein belongs to a clade of uncharacterized proteins related to peroxidases such as the alkylhydroperoxidase AhpD.), which translates to MNRISWLAVPDDTDAPEGVQKLWAKAEANLGFVPNVFRAQALNGEQFLAWWNAFNTLVNRDGHLTHTERELLAVVVSSVNRCVYCAVSHGAALREYSGDPAWADTVAVNWRHATLTGRQAALCAFAEKLTRTPADMTEHDLTPLRAAGLNDHDILEATQVIGMFNMTNRVSSALGFMPNAGYHQRAR; encoded by the coding sequence ATGAACCGGATCTCCTGGCTGGCCGTTCCCGACGACACCGACGCCCCCGAAGGCGTGCAGAAACTCTGGGCGAAAGCCGAGGCGAACCTGGGCTTCGTTCCGAACGTGTTCCGCGCGCAGGCCCTGAACGGCGAGCAGTTCCTGGCGTGGTGGAACGCCTTCAACACGCTCGTCAACCGCGACGGTCACCTGACCCACACGGAACGCGAACTGCTGGCCGTGGTGGTCAGCAGCGTCAACCGCTGCGTGTACTGCGCCGTCTCGCACGGAGCGGCCCTGCGCGAGTACAGCGGCGACCCCGCCTGGGCCGACACGGTCGCCGTCAACTGGCGGCACGCGACCCTGACCGGGCGGCAGGCGGCGCTGTGCGCCTTCGCGGAGAAACTGACGCGCACGCCCGCCGACATGACCGAACACGATCTGACCCCGCTGCGCGCGGCTGGCCTGAATGACCACGACATTCTCGAGGCCACCCAGGTGATCGGGATGTTCAACATGACCAACCGCGTCAGCAGCGCGCTGGGCTTCATGCCCAACGCCGGGTACCACCAGCGGGCCCGCTGA
- a CDS encoding ABC transporter ATP-binding protein, producing the protein MVANDAVDLTVHAGEVLALLGENGAGKSTLISILYGLYQPDEGAVELDGRAVRIGSPAQALRLGVGLVPQHPLLVSRHSVAENLALGGAGGLFPARRVAGRVRELSARYGLEVNPDSRVSDLSPGEKQRVEIVRALLGGARVLILDEPTSVLTPQEADGLFRVMRELKADGRSLIFISHKLDEVLAVADRVTVLRRGKVVGGVPTLGATRESLAELMVGRSVDFTRKRADGPGPEAGALLSVQDLSAQGSRGLPALRGVSFELRRGEVLGVAGIAGNGQSELVEVLAGLHEATGTVTLDGQPLSGDAAGRFRSGVAHIPEDRIHSGTVPTMTVAENLALRDFGRPPLARGLARDLGATDDRARREVEAYAVATPGIHTPTRLLSGGNIQKLILARELAGQPKLILAVHPTYGLDIGATDQVHRVLLDRTAQGAGVLLVSEDLDELLSLSDRVAVMVGGSLLGPFPAGEVTRESLGLLMGGAHPHSIPGADQGSAGVGA; encoded by the coding sequence GTGGTCGCCAACGACGCGGTGGACCTGACCGTCCACGCAGGCGAGGTGCTGGCCCTGCTGGGCGAGAACGGCGCGGGGAAAAGTACCCTGATCTCGATCCTGTACGGCCTGTACCAGCCGGACGAGGGCGCGGTGGAACTGGACGGCCGGGCGGTGCGGATCGGCAGTCCGGCGCAGGCGCTGCGGCTCGGGGTGGGGCTGGTGCCGCAGCATCCGCTGCTGGTGTCGCGGCATTCGGTGGCCGAGAATCTGGCGCTGGGCGGCGCGGGCGGCCTGTTCCCGGCGCGGCGCGTGGCGGGCCGGGTGCGGGAACTCTCGGCGCGGTACGGGCTGGAGGTGAACCCGGACTCGCGCGTGTCGGACCTGTCGCCGGGCGAGAAGCAGCGCGTGGAGATCGTGCGGGCGCTGCTGGGCGGCGCGCGGGTCCTGATTCTGGACGAGCCGACGAGCGTGCTGACCCCCCAGGAGGCCGACGGGCTGTTCCGCGTGATGCGCGAGCTGAAGGCGGACGGGCGCAGCCTGATCTTCATCTCTCACAAGCTCGATGAGGTGCTGGCGGTGGCGGACCGCGTGACGGTGCTGCGGCGCGGGAAGGTCGTGGGCGGCGTGCCGACCCTGGGCGCGACCCGTGAGAGCCTCGCGGAGCTGATGGTGGGGCGCAGCGTGGACTTCACCCGCAAACGCGCGGACGGCCCTGGCCCGGAGGCGGGCGCCCTGCTGAGCGTGCAGGACCTGAGTGCGCAGGGATCGCGCGGCCTGCCGGCCCTGCGCGGCGTGAGCTTCGAGCTGCGCCGGGGCGAGGTGCTGGGCGTGGCCGGGATCGCCGGGAACGGGCAGAGCGAACTGGTCGAGGTTCTGGCGGGCCTGCACGAGGCGACGGGCACGGTCACGCTGGACGGTCAGCCGCTGTCCGGGGACGCTGCCGGGCGCTTCCGTTCGGGCGTGGCGCACATTCCCGAGGACCGCATTCACAGCGGCACGGTGCCGACGATGACGGTCGCGGAGAACCTCGCGCTGCGGGACTTCGGGCGGCCGCCGCTGGCGCGCGGGCTGGCGCGGGACCTGGGCGCCACCGACGACCGCGCCCGGCGCGAGGTGGAGGCGTACGCGGTCGCCACGCCGGGCATTCACACGCCCACGCGGCTGCTGTCGGGCGGGAACATCCAGAAGCTGATCCTGGCGCGCGAACTGGCCGGGCAGCCGAAGCTGATCCTGGCGGTGCATCCCACGTACGGGCTGGATATCGGCGCGACCGATCAGGTGCACCGGGTGCTGCTGGACCGCACGGCGCAGGGCGCGGGCGTGCTGCTGGTCAGCGAGGACCTGGACGAGCTGCTGAGTCTGTCGGACCGCGTGGCGGTCATGGTGGGCGGCTCGCTGCTGGGGCCGTTCCCGGCAGGCGAAGTCACGCGTGAGTCGCTGGGGCTGCTGATGGGCGGCGCGCACCCGCACAGCATTCCCGGCGCGGATCAGGGTTCAGCGGGGGTGGGCGCGTGA
- the msrP gene encoding protein-methionine-sulfoxide reductase catalytic subunit MsrP: MTDPRTPEDQTQPSELQTPDGQRRILTPGSDLNPRREFLRSAALFTGTVAALGGGLEVLTRRPGAGSAEAQAADPFSRADRPLGPYDTDEKVTPYQQATTYNNFYEFGTDKSDPARLARSLKTRPWTVRIDGEVRKPQTVDIDTLQSWFPLEDRVYRMRCVEGWSMVMPWLGFPLAGLIRRLEPTSKAKYVQFTALLDPKQFPGQRQPVLKWPYVEGLRLDEALHPLSFMAVGLHGRALPGQNGAPLRLVVPWKYGFKNIKSIVRITLTEKQPQTTWALAAPQEYGFYANVNPAVPHPRWSQATERRIGELGRRKTLPFNGYADEVASLYRGMDLRKNF; this comes from the coding sequence ATGACCGACCCACGCACCCCCGAGGATCAGACCCAGCCGAGCGAACTTCAGACGCCGGACGGGCAGCGCCGCATCCTGACACCCGGCAGTGACCTGAACCCCCGCCGTGAATTCCTGCGCAGCGCCGCGCTGTTCACCGGCACGGTCGCCGCGCTGGGCGGCGGCCTGGAAGTCCTGACCCGCCGCCCCGGTGCCGGTAGCGCCGAGGCGCAGGCCGCCGATCCCTTCAGCCGCGCCGACCGTCCGCTCGGGCCGTACGACACCGACGAGAAGGTCACGCCGTACCAGCAGGCCACCACGTACAACAACTTCTACGAGTTCGGCACCGACAAGAGCGACCCGGCCCGCCTCGCCCGCAGCCTCAAAACCCGCCCCTGGACGGTCCGTATTGACGGCGAGGTCCGCAAACCGCAGACCGTCGACATCGACACCCTGCAGTCCTGGTTCCCGCTCGAGGACCGCGTCTACCGCATGCGCTGCGTGGAGGGCTGGAGCATGGTCATGCCGTGGCTGGGGTTCCCGCTGGCCGGCCTGATCCGCCGTCTGGAGCCCACCAGCAAGGCCAAGTACGTGCAGTTCACGGCGCTGCTGGACCCCAAGCAGTTCCCCGGTCAGCGGCAACCGGTGCTGAAATGGCCGTACGTGGAAGGCCTGCGCCTGGACGAGGCGTTGCACCCCCTGTCATTCATGGCGGTCGGCCTGCACGGGCGCGCCCTGCCCGGCCAGAACGGCGCGCCGCTGCGGCTGGTCGTGCCCTGGAAGTACGGCTTCAAGAACATCAAGAGCATCGTGCGGATCACCTTGACCGAGAAGCAACCCCAGACGACCTGGGCGCTGGCCGCCCCGCAGGAGTACGGCTTCTACGCGAACGTGAACCCGGCCGTCCCGCACCCCCGCTGGAGTCAGGCGACCGAGCGGCGCATCGGTGAACTGGGCCGCCGCAAGACCCTGCCGTTCAACGGGTACGCCGACGAGGTCGCCTCGCTATACCGGGGCATGGACCTGCGGAAGAACTTCTGA
- a CDS encoding ABC transporter permease, with translation MDNVLTEALVRALAVGTPLLLACLGAILNERAGVVNLGVEGLMAVGALAAFAVAAGSPDANLWLAVGAAMLAGAALALLHAIATVTLRANQFVSGLALALIGTGAAGLLGKRFEGLPLFNKVADWNLGGFTISPFTVAALLLAGAMAFWLGATRSGLTLRSVGENPAAADVLGVNVGLTRVLAVLGGGALAGMAGAFLTLSYRSSWADNMTAGLGWIAVALVIFVGWRPLRAIAGALFFGFLYYLQFRLQGNSPVPTEVFSAMPFVLVLVVLALAGMRGQAGNAPAALGRAYVRGER, from the coding sequence ATGGATAACGTACTCACCGAGGCGCTCGTGCGCGCCCTGGCGGTCGGAACGCCGCTGCTGCTCGCCTGCCTGGGCGCCATCCTGAACGAACGCGCCGGGGTCGTGAACCTGGGAGTCGAGGGCCTGATGGCCGTGGGCGCCCTGGCCGCCTTCGCGGTCGCGGCAGGCAGCCCGGACGCAAACCTGTGGCTGGCGGTCGGCGCGGCCATGCTGGCGGGCGCCGCGCTGGCCCTGCTGCACGCCATAGCGACCGTCACGCTGCGCGCCAACCAGTTCGTGAGTGGACTGGCGCTCGCCCTGATCGGCACGGGCGCCGCCGGTCTGCTCGGCAAGCGCTTCGAGGGCCTGCCGCTGTTCAACAAGGTCGCCGACTGGAACCTGGGCGGCTTCACGATCAGTCCGTTCACGGTCGCGGCCCTGCTGCTGGCGGGCGCGATGGCCTTCTGGCTGGGCGCCACCCGCTCGGGCCTGACCCTGCGCTCGGTCGGCGAGAACCCGGCGGCGGCCGACGTGCTGGGCGTGAACGTCGGCCTGACCCGCGTGCTGGCCGTGCTGGGCGGCGGCGCGCTCGCCGGGATGGCCGGGGCGTTCCTGACGCTGTCGTACCGGTCCTCCTGGGCGGACAACATGACCGCCGGGCTGGGCTGGATCGCCGTGGCCCTGGTGATCTTCGTCGGCTGGCGGCCGCTGCGCGCCATTGCCGGGGCGCTGTTCTTCGGGTTCCTGTACTACCTGCAGTTCCGCCTTCAGGGCAACAGTCCCGTCCCCACCGAGGTCTTCAGCGCCATGCCGTTCGTGCTGGTCCTGGTCGTGCTGGCCCTGGCGGGCATGCGCGGTCAGGCCGGGAACGCGCCCGCCGCGCTGGGCCGCGCGTACGTGCGCGGCGAACGCTGA
- a CDS encoding BMP family ABC transporter substrate-binding protein, producing the protein MKKTILAALPVTLALLGTATSPAAQAQQTAKLKACFIYVGPVGDIGWSYAHDEARKKTEKALPWLETKYVESVPEGQATPVIDRLVKDNCKVIFTTSFGFMDQTLDAAKKYPNVIFAHASGFKRAPNMATYMADFYQIYYLNGMMAAAVSKTDKLGYVAAFPVPELKRHISAFALGARAVNPKATVSVKWINAWFDPNKAREAAESLISEGAGALAFTEDTATVVQTAAARKIPSFAHYSPMYKFAPDYVVSGQIVHWEKIYIDFLTKIRTGTYNTKNLQKVDYWNLLRGGSVELGAQDGMAINPKWVPALKAKSMTVNGKKTTVYDRVMALKTDMEKGGKFDPFTGPIKDRNGILRVPAGKVATVAELNNMAWVVPGVTGQIADEPKK; encoded by the coding sequence ATGAAGAAAACAATTCTCGCTGCTCTGCCCGTCACCCTGGCCCTGCTCGGCACGGCCACCAGCCCCGCCGCGCAGGCCCAGCAGACCGCCAAACTGAAAGCCTGCTTCATCTACGTCGGCCCGGTCGGCGACATCGGCTGGAGCTACGCGCACGACGAGGCCCGCAAGAAGACCGAGAAGGCCCTCCCGTGGCTGGAAACCAAGTACGTGGAAAGCGTTCCCGAGGGTCAGGCGACGCCCGTCATCGACCGGCTGGTCAAGGACAACTGCAAGGTCATCTTCACGACCAGCTTCGGCTTCATGGACCAGACCCTCGACGCCGCCAAGAAGTACCCGAACGTGATCTTCGCGCACGCCAGCGGCTTCAAACGCGCCCCGAACATGGCGACGTACATGGCGGACTTCTACCAGATCTACTACCTGAACGGCATGATGGCCGCCGCCGTCAGCAAGACCGACAAGCTCGGGTACGTCGCGGCGTTCCCCGTCCCGGAACTCAAGCGGCACATCAGCGCCTTCGCGCTGGGCGCCCGCGCCGTGAACCCCAAGGCGACCGTCAGCGTCAAGTGGATCAACGCGTGGTTCGACCCGAACAAGGCCCGCGAGGCCGCCGAGAGCCTGATCAGCGAGGGCGCCGGCGCTCTGGCCTTCACCGAGGACACCGCCACCGTCGTGCAGACCGCCGCCGCCCGCAAGATCCCGTCCTTCGCGCACTACTCGCCCATGTACAAGTTCGCGCCCGACTACGTCGTCAGCGGCCAGATCGTCCACTGGGAGAAGATCTACATCGACTTCCTGACCAAGATCCGCACCGGCACGTACAACACCAAGAACCTCCAGAAAGTCGACTACTGGAACCTGCTGCGCGGCGGCAGCGTCGAACTCGGCGCGCAGGACGGCATGGCCATCAACCCCAAATGGGTCCCGGCCCTGAAAGCCAAGAGCATGACCGTGAACGGCAAGAAAACCACCGTGTACGACCGCGTCATGGCCCTGAAAACCGACATGGAGAAGGGCGGCAAGTTCGACCCCTTCACCGGCCCCATCAAGGACCGCAACGGCATCCTGCGCGTCCCCGCCGGCAAGGTCGCCACCGTCGCCGAACTGAACAACATGGCCTGGGTGGTCCCCGGCGTCACCGGCCAGATCGCCGACGAACCCAAGAAGTAA
- a CDS encoding ABC transporter permease, giving the protein MRFVALNAPSAARAALVTLAALVTALLICALIFTLAGQSPAEVYGTMLRGTLGDSTGLGEVGRRTIPLLLIGAGLALAFRAQFFNIGAEGQLLLGAVFAAGTALFVPLPGPLLLPAVFVAGFVGGGLWALIAAALRRVNVNEILSTLMLNYIAVALVTYLIAGPWKGKDVRGYIYTDTFPASTYLPTLPGSQVHWPTLLLGVAVALGLQWVLSRSTFGYALRVVGENPGAARYAGLSSGRVALLVALITGGAAGLAGAGEVAGIHHRLLEAGQISLGYGFTAVIVAWLARGNPALCLITAPVMGIILAGGDILKIDLNLPFRVVDIFSGVILLCLIASEVFVRHRVQWGRA; this is encoded by the coding sequence GTGAGGTTCGTGGCCCTGAACGCTCCGTCGGCGGCCCGCGCGGCGCTGGTCACGCTGGCGGCGCTGGTGACGGCCCTGCTGATCTGCGCGCTGATCTTCACGCTGGCCGGGCAGTCCCCGGCCGAGGTGTACGGCACCATGCTGCGCGGCACGCTGGGCGACTCCACCGGCCTGGGCGAGGTGGGGCGGCGCACCATTCCGCTGCTGCTGATCGGGGCGGGGCTGGCCCTGGCGTTCCGCGCGCAGTTCTTCAACATCGGCGCCGAGGGGCAACTGCTGCTGGGCGCGGTGTTCGCGGCCGGGACGGCGCTGTTCGTGCCGCTGCCGGGGCCGCTGCTGCTGCCGGCCGTGTTCGTCGCGGGCTTCGTCGGCGGGGGCCTGTGGGCGCTGATCGCGGCGGCCCTGCGGCGCGTGAACGTGAACGAGATCCTGTCCACGCTGATGCTCAATTACATCGCGGTGGCGCTCGTCACGTACCTGATCGCCGGGCCGTGGAAGGGCAAGGACGTGCGCGGGTACATCTACACCGACACCTTCCCGGCCAGCACGTACCTGCCCACCCTGCCGGGCTCGCAGGTGCACTGGCCCACGCTGCTGCTGGGCGTGGCCGTCGCGCTGGGGTTGCAGTGGGTGCTGTCGCGCTCCACGTTCGGATACGCGCTGCGCGTGGTCGGCGAGAACCCCGGCGCGGCGCGCTACGCGGGCCTCAGCAGTGGCCGCGTGGCGCTGCTGGTCGCGCTGATCACCGGGGGCGCGGCCGGACTGGCCGGCGCGGGCGAGGTCGCCGGGATTCACCACCGCCTGCTGGAGGCGGGGCAGATCAGCCTCGGGTACGGGTTCACGGCCGTGATCGTCGCGTGGCTGGCGCGCGGGAACCCGGCGCTGTGCCTGATCACCGCGCCCGTCATGGGCATCATCCTGGCGGGCGGCGACATCCTGAAGATCGACCTGAACCTGCCGTTCCGTGTGGTGGATATCTTCAGCGGCGTGATCCTGCTGTGCCTGATCGCCAGCGAGGTCTTCGTCCGCCACCGCGTGCAGTGGGGCCGCGCGTGA
- a CDS encoding protein-methionine-sulfoxide reductase heme-binding subunit MsrQ → MGWLVPAVTVGGLLPVAVLILDALSGALGANPIQRATLQTGLLTLVLLILSLACTPLRLLTGWTWPARIRKTLGLLAFGYAALHFLIYLFDHGFDLALMTEDVLKRPFITAGFTALLLLVPLALTSTPRAVKRLGFQRWTRLHQLSYVAVSLGALHYYWGVKQDHTPPLIYAAVIATLFLIRFLKRRPARPGRQAGSRPAKP, encoded by the coding sequence CTGGGGTGGCTGGTCCCGGCCGTCACGGTCGGCGGCCTGCTCCCGGTCGCCGTGCTGATCCTCGACGCCCTGAGCGGCGCGCTGGGCGCCAACCCCATCCAGCGCGCCACGTTACAGACCGGCCTGCTGACGCTGGTGCTGCTGATCCTGTCGCTGGCCTGCACGCCCCTGCGCCTCCTGACCGGCTGGACCTGGCCCGCCCGCATCCGCAAGACGCTGGGCCTGCTGGCCTTCGGGTACGCGGCCCTGCACTTCCTGATCTACCTGTTCGACCACGGCTTCGACCTGGCCCTGATGACCGAGGACGTCCTGAAACGCCCGTTCATCACGGCCGGATTCACCGCGCTGCTGCTGCTGGTGCCGCTAGCCCTGACGAGCACGCCACGCGCCGTGAAACGCCTGGGATTCCAGCGTTGGACGCGCCTGCACCAGCTCTCGTACGTGGCCGTCAGCCTGGGCGCGCTGCACTACTACTGGGGCGTGAAGCAGGACCACACCCCGCCCCTGATCTACGCCGCCGTGATCGCCACACTGTTCCTGATCCGATTCCTGAAACGCCGCCCGGCCCGCCCCGGCCGTCAGGCCGGAAGCCGCCCCGCGAAGCCCTGA